AAAAGGTAAGTGGCAATTTTTCCATTTTCCGAGAAATTAACAAAAACTTGGTTATTGTCTTTGCCTCGGGTTAAACCCGTAATAGATTCTTTATAATCAAGCAAGCTTTTTTCTTGCCCTGAGGGCTGCAACAGAATCAGCTTGTATTGTTGTGCTTGTTCTCGAACTACGACAATGTCTTGATTATTTTCTAACCAAATACCCATAAAATCGCTGGTGTTTTTTTCTGGAAAACTGACTTGCGTGGTTTTCTCAGTGACAAAGTCATATTTAAAAAATGCAAAAATGCCATTTATTCGCTTTGGATAGAGCAACATTCTCCCATCGGGCGACCAATCCAACATTTTTTTGAATTCAACATAACCACAGTCGGTATCTATTAACTTTTCCTGCTGAGTGCGCAGCTGTTTGACTCTTATCTGGCATTGATTTTTGTCGTCGATGCGAACATAGGCAAGGGCGGTATCATCAGGAGACCAGATCGGCAGGGCTTCCTGGTATTTACCGGATGAAACGAGTCGCAGTGGATTCTTGCTGTCACTTAAATCTTTAATGTATAGCCCACTATGCCTGTTCTCTTGAAGCCATTGAAATGCAAGCATATTGCCGTCATTCGAAATCGCGGGATGCTCTTCCACACCTTGAAAGTTTGTCACGCTCGTCAGAGCAGGAAACTTCATGGTGTCTTCAATTTGTTCCTGTGCCGGACCAAACTTTCGGTTTTGAATAAGGGAGTAAGACGCTAGGCCTGCCAACAACATCAGTGAGATCAACACCAGCAAAGGCCATCTCCGTGTTGGGGCGGGGACGGCAAGCCGTGGGATAGGTTCGGGTGTTACTGTGAGAACGTAGCCGACTTTGGGGAGTGTTTTAAATAGTTCGTCACAGTCGGCGCCAAGGTCGGTAAATGCCTTTCGAATTTGCCACATGGCATTAATATAACCACGCTTGCCAACTCCTTCATTGCCGTTCCAAATTCGGTTTATTGCATCTTCGTGTTCAACGATATGATTTTCATTAAACAAGAAAAGTTTAAGATAATCAAAGACCTTTATGGGAAGCTTTACCGATTTATCTCCATTATCGATCGTCATGTTATGACAATCGATAATGAAGTTATTTAATTTAAATCGAGTATGGGGCGATTCTGCCATTGCCAGTCTCAATTTGATCATTCAAAAACGTTCGGCAATAGTAACACCTTAGACAGTAGTTGATAAGCGCTCGCAAAATGGGAGGCTGGTTCACTCTATCGTGACATCATTTGAATCGTAGTAAATTGTTTTTGCTTAATATTAATCTGATAGTTCAGACTCGCAACGAAAAAGGGCTTCTGTAGTCAGAAGCCCTGGGTATTCGACAAATAAGCTATTTATTTACGTCGTCTTAAAAGACCAGCGGCACTCAGTAGCAGCAAACCAAACCCCATGCTTCCGCCTGATTTACCCTGCTCAACAGGTGGCTCAATGGTGGCCTCAACGTTCACGCTAATCTCGACCGGTGCAGATTGCTTACTGCCGTTACTGCCGACCAGTTCGAAGACAATTTCTTCAGCACTTTTCAGCTCAGGTGCAGTGAAAGAGATTGCAGCCGTGCCCGCACCAACTATCGCGACTTGAGTACCAGACACCTGTTTCCAAATGTAGCTGATTTCTGGGTCACTGATCACCAAGTCGACAGGGGTTGCGGTAAGACGAACAACGTCTCCTTTTTTCGCGGTCGATTTATCTGCAACGGCTTGGAACACTGGACGTCCCTCAAACATCACAGTTTGGCCTTCAGATACCGCCCTGACAGAGTTTTCACTGGTACTGACCTGGGTTGTCACTACCGGGGTGATATCCACCAAACCTGTCACTTCGGAAGCGTCCAATACGAGGGTAAAGGTCACCGCCGAAGCACCGTCTTGCTGAGTCTGTGTCCAGGACAGTACATTGCCTTCAAACTTGTATTCAACATCACCTGTGGCCATCTGCATCGTCGAGACCGATGGTGAGTCATCCGCTATCAAGCTGGCCACAGAGACGTCTTGCGCCAGACTGATACTGATCTGGTAGGTTCGTTCCTCACCACTGTGATTGGCGGCAATTTTGATGCTGGATGTCAGTAAATCACCGTCCAGGCGAGGCTGAGCAACCGTGACATCATCTGCCCCCCTGGTCATGTTTACGCGAACGGCACCTATATTGCGTGGCAGATCCGGGTTGGTGCCCAGCCAGAATACGCTGTGGTACAAATCGCCTTCCAGCATGGATTGATCCCACTTGACGCGTGTTGCCAGTTCTTCACGTGGTGCAACAGAGTCTGCAACCTTTACCTGCATAGAGTCGTCATCATATTGTACGTTGGTTACTGCCAGCTTTACCGAATCAAAAATTGGTGCTTCAAACACGCACTCTTTGCCTTCGTCGGGCTGCTGACCCTCTTCGCACAACATCTGGTTTTCGGTTAGGGCTTCAGGGCCTTCTGCCCAGTTGTGAACCAGGATCCAATAGGTGTCGTTGGCCGGATCGATAACATCAATTTTTTCATATGCACTTTCAGTTGCAGAAATATAGCGAACAAACGGCAATTCGGAAGGGCTGCCCGTTGGTGCACCATCCAGGTCAACGTCAATCCCGACATACAGGTCCAGATCCGGTGAGCTTGTTTCCAATACCTCTATTACGAGTCGTTTACTGTCGGCTTGAATGTTCAGCGGAATCGCGTAAACGGTATCATCCATTTCGTTTAGCTTCGCCAGAATCGAACCATTAGTGGCGTCACGACGTACCTCAAACTCATAGATGTCTGCTTTGGCAATGCCCGATTTACTGACCTGGATATTGTCGCTGCCAATGGTAACAATGCCGTTTACTGCGGCGGAGTCATTATCACGGGAGGCGGTGATCTCAATAGATTCAGGCACGAGACCAGCGATAAAGTTAATGGATACAGGCAGTGTTTGAACCGGTGTTGTCTCATCATCGGGCGTCAAAATAACACGCGCGTCAACCCAGTCTTTTGCCAATGCGGAGTTGGCTTCAGCGGTGAAATGTAACGTGACTTCTTCACCTTGGCTCAAGCTAAAGGATGTTTGGTCGGCAGTCAGGGTGAAACCTTCATCGAATACATCAAAACTGACTGACCAAGTGCCATCCTTTACGGCTTTAAAGGTGCGTGTCCAGGCACACTCTATCAAGCACTCGCCTTTGGAAAGGCTTGGTATGTTCATCTGGCTGGGTTCACCATGCCAACCGGGGATCTCTTTTTGAGCCCACTCAGGTGCGAACGGATCTGCGGCAAGGTAGCCAGCTTTTGTTTCGTTCATCACCAGACCAGCTTCAATCGCCAGATTCACCCGGGCACTGCCAGCGCCAGTGGCATGATTATTGGCTCGTACCATTTCGAACTGTGCAACGCCGTTTTCATCACGCACCACATTACCTGCTTCATCAAACTGGTATTGTTTTTCGGTGACTTCAGTGACAGCTGTTGTCATCAGGGCAGATTGCATTTCCGCGGGTGTCCACTCAGGATGAGCCGCCTTCATCAGCAGATACATGCCTGCCACATGGGGGGATGCCATGGAAGTACCGGAGATTTGCATGTAGTCACCCGGCTGTTTTTCAATGTTGCCCAGCTGACTGGAGTGCATTCCTGTGCCAATGTTGCTGGCGTAGATATCCACACCAGGCGCACCCACATCCGGAACCAAATAGTCTTTGTTTACAAAATCCGGACCGCGAGAGGTAAAGGACGCTGCAATGTCCGCTTTTTCAAGATTATTGTTGAACTCGGAGTTGCCCAAAATACTGACCATATGGTTTTCACCCGTATTCAGCCATTCAAGCAGGGCATCACCATCAGCCTTGTTCAGGTGGATAGCCGGGATACCATGAAAATCACCCACCACGTCGTCGAAGTTATCATCTGAGTTAATTAAAATCAGACCTGCAGCTCCGGCATATTTTGCTGCAATGCTCTTGTTTAAACGCGATAAAGGTGCGCTGTTATACTCGCCACCACGGCGACATACCACGACCTTGCCAACCACATTGTTGGCCTGATACGACGCAGGCAGAGAACCGTTGCCATAGGCACTGGCATAGCAATAACCAGGACCACCCTGCTGCTGTTGGTAGTATTCGCTTTCAACATCACCGGCATAAACGATTGCGGTTGGTGTCTCCAATGCCAGGGTTTTGCCCTTACCTGTCATTTCCGGTAATGCACCTTCGCCACCGGAAAAGACCGCAGTTTTTTCTTCGCTGTAATCGCGGCCATGGCTAAGAGCGGCAACAGTGGTTACCCAAGGGGAGTTTCCGGGTGAGCCGACTGTTTCGGCTTCTGGGCCACTGTTACCCGCGGCTACCGCCACATGTAAACCAGCTTCCCGGGCGCTCAAAAATGCCAGGGCATCGGCCGATTGCCAAGGGGATGAGGGACTGCCGCCAACCGAATAGTTGATAACATCGACATTGTTTTCGATAGCATGCTCAATGGCTTTGATGGCCATTGAGTCGGAGCAGCCATAACCGGGTACACAGGTACGGTAAGCGATGATGTTGGCGTGGGGTGCGACACCACTCACGTTTACATTGAACATGGAGTTCGTGGTCTCCCAGCCCGGCTGTTGTGCCGTGCCTACTATCTGAGAGACGGCATAAGGCACATTCAGTACCACGTTGCCAGCCACCGTTGCGGCGACATGGGTACCATGGCCTTGGTCGTCCTGCCCGGTGTTGTAGCGCCAATCGTAACTTGGCACAGCAATTTTGTAGTCATCAAATGAGACTACACCGACCAGTTTGTCGTTACACCAAATGGCGTTTTGAACACAGTCGCCGAAGTAAACACCTTCGCCGTAGGGGTTGGTATGATCGTATCCATCACCACCGACATCGGCAAAAGCGGGGTTAAAATCGTTCGGCGTGGGCGGTCTCCAGGAATAGAATTTTTTCTTGTAGGAAGCAATGCCGGTATCAATGACACCAACAACCAATCCTTCGCCCCTGGACTTCCCCTCGAGCTCTGGATTGTTCCAGACCATGGGGGCGCCGACGTGGGTGGGCCCCACGTCTGTCAGTAATTGTTTGAAGGAATCTTTCTGCACAGCCAACACGCCGGGCATTTTGCGCAGCATGACCGCTTCGGCGTCTGATAGTTCCATCACCAGGGCGTTCAGGGCTATGGTATGAGCAGCCTGGACGGGGACTTCGCGCTTGAGGGTCGATTTGATGTTGCTGAACACCTTGCTCTGCTGATTCACCAAATAATTGGTATAGGTAATGGACTTACTGCTGTTGACGTCCAGCTTACCCTTGGCGTTCACGTTGGTATGTTTAGAGGCTTTGACATTCGTCGCGGCCAGACCGCGGATCCCACCCTGATACAGTGCCAAAGGCTCGTCTTTTAAGATGACGAAATATTTGTTACCTAACTGGGCTTCGGCCGATTTTCTATTGAGCAATTGATTTTTTGCTGTTACCGCGTAGGTCGCCTGCTCTTCTGTAGGCTGGTTAGCATGTACGGCAAATGCCAATGCTGACACGGGTAACGCCATCGCAATTTTAGAGAGTTTAAAATTCACAATTTATTCCTCAGATAAGAGGTGCTGCGCACCTCTTCTTAATCATTACTTGCGTGTTCTGCGAGCAGCCAGAGCCAGTGCTGCAAACAAAGACATCAGGAAACCGAAGCTGCCGCCCGCTGAACCTGCATCTTTATCAATCGTTTGCGCAGGCTCACTCGACACCGGTGGCTGTGTAGGTGCAGATGAACTGTTTGAAGCAATGGAAAAACTGATGCTGGTCTGCATCTGGTTGATACCATCGGTTACGGTCACGTTTGAGGAGAACTCACCCGATACGACAGGGATACCGCTGATTTCGCCCGCTCGGCTGATTAACAAGCCATCGGGTAATTCATTGGATATAAAGGAGATCCCGTCACCTTCGATATCAATAAAGGCTTTGGAAATGTTGGCAGTCAGGCTGGTACCCTGAGTTCCTTCAATTACTGAAAGGGACGCAATCTGCTGTGGTGCCATGTCATTGTTGTTGGTGACGTCAATAGTGACGTTAACCAGCTCACTGGTGCGATTGACGTGGTCAACCTGGATTTCCAGCACGTAGGACTTGTTGAGCGATTCGTAGTCAAGCGCATCCGTGTTAATGACGGTGATTTCACCCGTCGTGGACACCGCAAAAGGCGTACCCGGTAACGCATTAAGCAAGAACATTTCTGCCTTGTTCAGGTCGTCGCTGGCGAAGAATCGGGGTGATACAGTCTTTATCTGACCGACAACAGTACCATTGGCTGCATTCTCATAAACACTGAAGCTTTGGCCATCCAATGTGCTGACATCATCGGTTTCGGTGGTTGGAAATTTTGCGATTTGGTTGTTATCCAATTCGAAAATGGCCACGCCGGGAGGACAGTCTTTGTCGATGACCCAGTTGCCACTGGAGATCACATTAGGATCGCATTGCATGGTCATGGCGGCTGCTACCCTGGCGGTCTTGCCCGCGGGAATTGTCGTCATCGGTGACCAGGTCAGCTCCTGTTCGACTACCGCTTTAGGTGCAACATCGTCCGGCAGCAAAGCAGAAGCCGAAGAGCTGGCCAGGAATTTTACGGATCTTTCGATACAGTTATTTGGATTCCATTGCGTCGCCTGACAGTTGAAATCCCACCAGTTTGGATAACCGTCTTCACCTGTATGGTCGATGATTTGCTCGCTGTATTCGCCATTCAGTATCGGGTTAAAGCGCAGCATCTGATCGGTAGCGGTTGATACAGC
This portion of the Shewanella amazonensis SB2B genome encodes:
- a CDS encoding PD40 domain-containing protein, producing MAESPHTRFKLNNFIIDCHNMTIDNGDKSVKLPIKVFDYLKLFLFNENHIVEHEDAINRIWNGNEGVGKRGYINAMWQIRKAFTDLGADCDELFKTLPKVGYVLTVTPEPIPRLAVPAPTRRWPLLVLISLMLLAGLASYSLIQNRKFGPAQEQIEDTMKFPALTSVTNFQGVEEHPAISNDGNMLAFQWLQENRHSGLYIKDLSDSKNPLRLVSSGKYQEALPIWSPDDTALAYVRIDDKNQCQIRVKQLRTQQEKLIDTDCGYVEFKKMLDWSPDGRMLLYPKRINGIFAFFKYDFVTEKTTQVSFPEKNTSDFMGIWLENNQDIVVVREQAQQYKLILLQPSGQEKSLLDYKESITGLTRGKDNNQVFVNFSENGKIATYLLSFNNIDAPELKLINQLSGASGLSFNHKTNELLVAKHQSSEYIVQRRFDSAQIVRRVFSSNRDLYGQFISDPENIVFVSNRSANWDLWRQNEQEARNLTNGIGTVNFASVSPDGKHFATALVKEGDDKQRLYIGNVQDGHLIRVDTGSLTPTFPTWSLDGSLVYFSAIKNNHNGIYQLDIKTSTTTQLTFTDEIYAIPAGNDQLLVSRTNEDGIWRFDINSNQFSQIVTDLSINDFGSFFIQDDELYYLTRTKQSDIIKKYQENDNDAILAIYPADSVRKYFGISKGDSDSFLITLNSIYDADIFSFPVTF
- a CDS encoding S8 family serine peptidase, encoding MNFKLSKIAMALPVSALAFAVHANQPTEEQATYAVTAKNQLLNRKSAEAQLGNKYFVILKDEPLALYQGGIRGLAATNVKASKHTNVNAKGKLDVNSSKSITYTNYLVNQQSKVFSNIKSTLKREVPVQAAHTIALNALVMELSDAEAVMLRKMPGVLAVQKDSFKQLLTDVGPTHVGAPMVWNNPELEGKSRGEGLVVGVIDTGIASYKKKFYSWRPPTPNDFNPAFADVGGDGYDHTNPYGEGVYFGDCVQNAIWCNDKLVGVVSFDDYKIAVPSYDWRYNTGQDDQGHGTHVAATVAGNVVLNVPYAVSQIVGTAQQPGWETTNSMFNVNVSGVAPHANIIAYRTCVPGYGCSDSMAIKAIEHAIENNVDVINYSVGGSPSSPWQSADALAFLSAREAGLHVAVAAGNSGPEAETVGSPGNSPWVTTVAALSHGRDYSEEKTAVFSGGEGALPEMTGKGKTLALETPTAIVYAGDVESEYYQQQQGGPGYCYASAYGNGSLPASYQANNVVGKVVVCRRGGEYNSAPLSRLNKSIAAKYAGAAGLILINSDDNFDDVVGDFHGIPAIHLNKADGDALLEWLNTGENHMVSILGNSEFNNNLEKADIAASFTSRGPDFVNKDYLVPDVGAPGVDIYASNIGTGMHSSQLGNIEKQPGDYMQISGTSMASPHVAGMYLLMKAAHPEWTPAEMQSALMTTAVTEVTEKQYQFDEAGNVVRDENGVAQFEMVRANNHATGAGSARVNLAIEAGLVMNETKAGYLAADPFAPEWAQKEIPGWHGEPSQMNIPSLSKGECLIECAWTRTFKAVKDGTWSVSFDVFDEGFTLTADQTSFSLSQGEEVTLHFTAEANSALAKDWVDARVILTPDDETTPVQTLPVSINFIAGLVPESIEITASRDNDSAAVNGIVTIGSDNIQVSKSGIAKADIYEFEVRRDATNGSILAKLNEMDDTVYAIPLNIQADSKRLVIEVLETSSPDLDLYVGIDVDLDGAPTGSPSELPFVRYISATESAYEKIDVIDPANDTYWILVHNWAEGPEALTENQMLCEEGQQPDEGKECVFEAPIFDSVKLAVTNVQYDDDSMQVKVADSVAPREELATRVKWDQSMLEGDLYHSVFWLGTNPDLPRNIGAVRVNMTRGADDVTVAQPRLDGDLLTSSIKIAANHSGEERTYQISISLAQDVSVASLIADDSPSVSTMQMATGDVEYKFEGNVLSWTQTQQDGASAVTFTLVLDASEVTGLVDITPVVTTQVSTSENSVRAVSEGQTVMFEGRPVFQAVADKSTAKKGDVVRLTATPVDLVISDPEISYIWKQVSGTQVAIVGAGTAAISFTAPELKSAEEIVFELVGSNGSKQSAPVEISVNVEATIEPPVEQGKSGGSMGFGLLLLSAAGLLRRRK